Proteins encoded in a region of the Triticum dicoccoides isolate Atlit2015 ecotype Zavitan chromosome 3A, WEW_v2.0, whole genome shotgun sequence genome:
- the LOC119272781 gene encoding probable CCR4-associated factor 1 homolog 11 yields MHRGRIAVNPAAGTFAMFPPPPQRFKFNHMFPVQVVQPPPFAYHAAPLPPVQPELPVQVRPVWAGNFNEEWGYLQSFAACARYIAVDVHYPGLVHAADQDLSSLPVEHRYALMKANVDGLKPLQVGIAVCDHQGQQVAWEFNLRDFCRLADPHDAKALDYLARRGLDLDTLRNHGVDAYMLGALLMGSGLIGAGHGRPLSWITHAGAYDVAYLLKIVTGGAPLPHDVAGFLGAMRYYLGQHVYDVATMAANCTGMPVGLDHIATNLRIHPPWGSPRLAGAAGVRALLAFRILKDGRFGGNVERFRGLLQGLQH; encoded by the coding sequence ATGCACCGTGGACGCATCGCCGTGAACCCGGCCGCCGGCACGTTCGCCATgtttccgccgccgccgcagcgcttCAAGTTCAATCACATGTTTCCCGTGCAGGTGGTGCAGCCCCCGCCGTTTGCCTACCACGCTGCTCCCCTGCCGCCGGTACAGCCGGAGCTGCCGGTCCAGGTGCGCCCTGTGTGGGCGGGGAACTTCAACGAAGAGTGGGGCTACCTCCAGAGCTTCGCCGCGTGCGCCCGCTACATCGCTGTCGACGTGCACTACCCTGGACTCGTCCACGCCGCCGACCAGGACCTCAGCAGCCTGCCGGTGGAGCACCGCTACGCGCTCATGAAGGCCAACGTGGACGGCCTCAAGCCGCTCCAGGTCGGCATCGCCGTCTGCGACCACCAGGGCCAGCAGGTCGCCTGGGAGTTCAACCTCCGCGACTTCTGCCGCCTCGCCGACCCGCACGACGCCAAGGCCCTCGACTACCTCGCCCGCCGCGGCCTCGACCTCGACACGCTCCGCAACCACGGCGTCGACGCCTACATGCTTGGCGCGCTGCTCATGGGTTCCGGCCTCATCGGCGCCGGACACGGGCGGCCGCTGTCGTGGATCACCCACGCCGGCGCCTACGACGTGGCGTACCTTCTCAAGATTGTCACGGGCGGCGCCCCGCTGCCGCACGACGTGGCCGGGTTCCTCGGCGCCATGCGGTACTACCTCGGCCAGCACGTCTACGACGTCGCCACGATGGCGGCCAACTGCACGGGCATGCCGGTGGGGCTGGACCACATCGCCACTAACCTGCGCATCCATCCGCCGTGGGGGAGCCCTCGCCTCGCAGGCGCCGCCGGCGTGCGCGCGCTTCTGGCCTTCAGGATTTTGAAGGACGGGCGGTTCGGTGGCAACGTGGAGAGGTTCCGAGGCCTGCTTCAGGGCCTGCAGcattag